Proteins from one Zonotrichia albicollis isolate bZonAlb1 chromosome 38, bZonAlb1.hap1, whole genome shotgun sequence genomic window:
- the RPL18 gene encoding LOW QUALITY PROTEIN: large ribosomal subunit protein eL18 (The sequence of the model RefSeq protein was modified relative to this genomic sequence to represent the inferred CDS: deleted 8 bases in 7 codons) translates to MVPGAPGLTQNSPRWSRDCVDEFGDSLERFGTAPGAPGARDPNWIRNSAPGPSTRHSSGIGRWSRNREPEPEPSNGTQNRDPEPGFSTGIQNQNPVVGSRIRIQNQDRVRTSSTGIQNQVPLMGSRTRSRTGTQHQNRDPDPGSSAISRTGIQNNDREPDPVMRSRTGIQNLNPVMASRTRIQIQDSEPGPSTRSRTGIQIQNPALGSRSRTQNRDPAPGSRSRIQIRDPAPGSRSRIQNRDPAPGSRSRIQRRDQDPGSRSRTQNRDPDPGSRSRIQNRDPAPDPELGSRSRIQIRDPAPGPQQPLPPDRASPNSQILGPPPPSPIYSQPLPRGLSQSQRRSHGNARPRPPWIRQGHRASVRHRHRARGVERHARISGAHRKRLHSPITPRALPPPPLFSGRRMGIDIRHDKDRKVRRKEPKSQDIYLRLLVKLYRFLARRTNAPFNRVVLKRLFMSRSNRPPLALSRLIRMMRTPSRGRADRTAVVVGTITDDVRIQDVPKLKVCALRVTRGARTRILRAGGSILTFDQLAMATPKGRGTVLLSGPRKARKVYRHFGKAPGTPHSHTKPYVRSKGPKFERARGRRASRGYKN, encoded by the exons AtggtcccaggtgctccaggacTGACCCAGAACAGCCCCAGGTGGTCCCGGGACTGCGTGGATGAATTTGGGGACAGTTTGGAGAGATTTGGgacagctccag GTGCTCCAGGAGCGCGGGATCCCAACTGGATCCGGAACTCGGCACCGGGACCCAGCACCAGGCACAGCTCCGGGATCGGGCGCTGGAGCCGGAACCGGGAACCGGAACCAGAACCCAGCAATGGGACCCAGAACCGGGATCCAGAACCAGGATTCAGCACTGGGATCCAGAACCAGAACCCCGTGGTGGGTTCCAGAATCAGGATCCAGAACCAGGATCGAGTGAGAACATCCAGCACCGGGATCCAGAACCAGGTTCCACTGATGGGATCCAGGACCAGATCCAGAACTGGGACCCAGCACCAGAACCGGGATCCAGATCCAGGATCCAGCGCCATATCCAGAACTGGGATCCAGAACAACGACCGAGAACCGGATCCAGTGATGAGATCCAGAACTGGAATCCAGAACCTGAACCCGGTGATGGCATCCAGGACCAGGATCCAGATCCAGGACTCAGAACCGGGACCCAGCACCAGATCCAGAACCGGGATCCAGATCCAGAATCCAGCGCTGGGATCCAGATCCAGGACTCAGAACCGGGATCCAGCGCCGGGATCCAGATCCAGGATCCAGATCCGGGATCCAGCGCCAGGATCCAGATCCAGGATCCAGAACCGGGACCCAGCGCCAGGATCCAGATCCAGGATCCAGCGCCGGGATCAAGATCCGGGATCCAGATCCAGGACTCAGAACCGGGATCCAGATCCAGGATCCAGATCCAGAATCCAGAACCGGGACCCAGCACCAGATCCAGAACTGGGATCCAGATCCAGAATCCAGATCCGGGACCCAGCACCAGGACCccagcagcccctccccccCGACCGCGCCTCccccaattcccaaattttgggacccccccccccctcccctatttattcccagcccctcccccggG ggctcagccaATCGCAGCGCCGTAGCCATGGCAACGCCCGCCCGCGGCCGCCATG GATCCGGCAGGGTCACAGGGCGTCGGTCCGCCACCGCCATAGAGCGCGGGGGGTAGAGCGGCACGCACGTATTTCCGGCGCGCACCGGAAGCGGCTCCACTCTCCCATAACCCCCCGCGCGCTCCCGCCGCCACCTCTCTTCAGCGGCCGCCGCATG GGCATCGACATCCGCCATGACAAG GACCGCAAGGTGCGGCGGAAGGAGCCCAAGAGCCAGGACATCTACCTGCGCCTGCTCGTCAAG CTGTACCGG TTCCTGGCCCGCCGCACCAACGCCCCGTTC AACCGCGTGGTGCTCAAACGCCTCTTCATGAGCCGCTCCAACCGCCCCCCGCTGGCTCTGTCCCGCCTG ATCCGCATGATGCGCACCCCAAG CCGGGGCCGCGCTGACCGCACGGCCGTGGTGGTCGGGACGATCACG GACGACGTTCGCATCCAGGACGTG CCCAAGCTCAAG gtgtgcgcCCTGCGGGTGACGCGCGGCGCCCGCACGCGGATCCTGCGCGCCGGCGGCTCCATCCTCACCTTCGACCAG CTGGCCATGGCCACGCCCAAGGGCAGGGGCACCGTGCTGCTCTC GGGCCCCCGCAAGGCGCGCAAGGTTTATCGGCACTTCGGGAAAGCGCCCGGGACCCCCCACAGCCACACCAAG CCCTACGTGCGCTCCAAGGGCCCCAAGTTCGAG CGCGCCCGCGGGCGCCGCGCCAGCCGGGGCTACAAGAACTGa